One window from the genome of Rhodococcus sp. ABRD24 encodes:
- the yajC gene encoding preprotein translocase subunit YajC: protein MEFLFPLLILALLVPMFLGIRRQKKEVAKTTALQDSLAVGDRVMTTAGLHATVASLAETTVDLEIAPGVVTTWSRLVIREHIVDEESDGAGADAEGDVVDGTDETPDDTQRRLNGE from the coding sequence ATGGAATTCCTGTTTCCACTTCTGATTCTTGCTCTTCTCGTGCCGATGTTCCTCGGCATTCGGCGCCAGAAGAAAGAGGTGGCGAAGACCACCGCACTCCAGGACTCGCTGGCGGTCGGTGACCGCGTCATGACTACCGCGGGGCTGCATGCGACCGTCGCAAGTCTCGCAGAGACGACCGTCGATCTCGAGATTGCGCCCGGTGTCGTGACCACCTGGTCGCGCCTGGTCATCCGCGAGCACATCGTTGACGAAGAATCTGACGGTGCCGGTGCTGATGCCGAGGGTGATGTCGTCGACGGCACGGACGAGACCCCTGATGACACCCAG